From the Fusobacterium ulcerans ATCC 49185 genome, the window TCTATTGCTCTGGCAACAGCTTTGAATGAGTTAAGATTTTTAACCTCTACTCTAGTTCCAAATACTTTAGAACCTTTTTCCATAACAGAGATATTAGCATCACATCTTAAAGAACCAAGTTCCATTGATACGTCACTGATACCAGTATATTTGATAATACTTTTTAAAGTATTAAGATATTCATATGCTTCTTCTGAAGTTCTCATATCAGGGTCAGAAATTATTTCTATCAATGGGATAGAAGCTCTGTTGAAATTGATAAGAGATTCGTGCTCAGCATGGATAGATTTTGCAGCATCTTCTTCTATTTGAATTTTAGTGATACCAACTTTTACTATTCTTCCAGAATTAAGTTTGAATTCTAATGAACCTTTTTCAGCATATGATTTATCAAATTGAGTTATTTGATAGTTTTTGGGAGTATCAGGATAGAAATAGTTTTTTCTATCAAAACCACTCTCATTATTTATTTTGCAGTTAAGTGCAAGTCCAGCTTTTACAGCATATTCCACAACTTTTTTATTAAGTTTAGGAAGAGCTCCAGGATGTCCTAAACAGATAGGACAAGTATGTGTATTAGAGTCAGCGTTGTCATAGTCAGCACTACAACCACACCAGACCTTTGTTCCAGTTTTTAATTGAAGGTGAACCTCCAACCCTATTACTGATTCCCATTCTTTCAACATATCTATCTCTCCTTCTAAACAGATTCTTCCTAGTCGATTACAGGAAGTTTCCATTCTCCTCTAATTTTTTCAAATGCATTTCCAGCTTGTATAAGTTCTCCTTCACAGAAAGGTTTTCCAAGAAGCTGTATACCAACAGGCAGTCCCTCAGCAAGTCCAGCTGGTATGGAAATACCAGGAATACCTGCTAAGTTAGCAGAAATTGTGAATATATCTTCAAGATATAATTCAATAGGAGTTTTTACATCATCTAATTTAAAAGCTGTACTTGGAGATACAGGAGTAAAGATGATATCTACATTTTCAAAAGCTTTATCAAAATCATCTTTAATAAGCTTTCTTACTTTTTGAGCTTTTTTGAAGTAAGCATCATAGAAACCAGCACTCAATACATAAGTTCCAATCATTATTCTTCTTTTTACTTCATCTCCAAATCCCTCTGTTCTTGAATTAATATATAAGTCATCTATATTTTTAATATCTTTGCTTCTGTATCCATATCTTACTCCATCAAATCTTGCAAGGTTTGAACTTGCCTCAGCTGGAGCTAGTACATAATAAGTAGGAACAGCATATTTAGTATGAGGAAGAGAGATTTCAACTATCTCAGCACCAAGTTCTCTAAATTTTTCAAGAGCTTCATTTATTACTTTTTTTACATCTTCTTTTATTCCATCAATAAAATATTCTTTAGGAACTCCTATTTTCATTCCTTTGATATCTTTTCCTAGAAATTCTGTATAATCAGGAACTTCTTTTTTAGATACAGTGGCATCATAGTCATCTTCACCGGCGATAACATTCATGCAAAGAGCAATATCAGCTACATTTTTAGCTATAGGCCCTATTTGATCCAATGATGAAGCAAAGGCCATAAGTCCATATCTTGAAACTCTTCCATAAGTAGGTTTCATTCCAACTACTCCACAAAAAGAAGCTGGCTGTCTGATACTTCCACCAGTATCTGATCCAAGAGATATAAAAGCTTCTTGAGCAGCTATTGAAGCAGCAGCTCCTCCACTGCTCCCTCCAGGAACTCTTTCAGTATCCCAAGGGTTTTTAGTTTTTTTGTAGCAAGAAGTTTTTGTAGTACTTCCCATTGCAAATTCATCCATATTAGTTATACCAATAATTACAGCATCTGCTTCTTTCAGTTTCTTTACAGCAGTAGCATCATATATTCCAGTATATCCTTCAAGTATCTTAGAACAAGAAGTGCTTACATCTCCTTCTGATACCATATTATCTTTTATAGAAACAGGAATTCCAGCTAAAGCACCAAGCTTTTCACCATTTTTTACTTTCTCATCAACTTTTCTAGCCTCTTCCAAAGCTTTTTCTTTTCTAAGATGAACAAAGCTTCCTATATTTCCATCTATTTTCTCTATTCTTTCAAATATTTCTTTTACAACATCTTCAGATTTTATCTCACCTTTTGAGATTTTTTCTTTTATCTCAACAGCAGATAATTTATAAAAATTTTCCATTTTGGGAATCCTCCTTATATTTTATTATTCACCAACAACTTTTGGAACTACTATAGCTCCATCTCCAGAATCAGGAGCATTAGAAAGAGCTTTTTCCACTGATAGTGATTCTCTCACTTTATCTTCTCTTAAATTATTTACTGTGTTGTTGACCTGTATAAGAGGTTTTACCTCATCAGTATTTATTTCATCCAGCATATCAATATATCCTAGTATGTCATTCAGCTCTACCTGGAATTTTTCTATTTCCTCAGGGGCGAATTTAAGTCTAGCGAGCTTAGCTACATTTAAAACTTCTTCTCTAGTTAAAGCCATCTTTTCCTCCTCAAAATTTAAATTTTATAATGAATATAAATAGTTTATTTCTTCATTTGTAAGTTCTCTGTATTCTCCTAATTTGAGATTACCAAGAGAAAGGTCACCTATTTTTTCTCTTCTCAAAGTAATTACAGGATGATTTATTTTATCCAGCATTCTTCTTACCTGCCGATTTCTCCCTTCTCTTATAGCAACTAGAAGTTCAGTTTTCCCTCTTTCTCTTCTAAGTATTTTAACATTAGCAGGAAGAGTCATTCCGTCATCCAGTTCAATGCCTTTTCTAAGAAGTTCAGCATTTTCTTCTTTTATTTCTCCAAACACCTTAGCATAATATTCTTTGAATATCTCTGCTTTTGGGTGGATTATTCTATTGAAAAGCTCACCATCATTAGTAAGAATAATAAGACCTGAAGTATTATAGTCTAATCTTCCAATAGGAAATATTCTCTCTTTGCATTTAATAAGATCAACTACAGTTTTTCTCCCTCTGTCATCTTTTGATGAGCTCAGTACTTCAAGAGGTTTATTAAGAATATAGTAAACTTTTTTTTCTGTATTCTTTTCTATTTTTTTTCCTCTGATACATATTTCGTCTTTATCACTGACTTTGATGCCAGGAGCAGCCTTTTCTCCATTTACTTTTATAGCTCCCTCTTCTATCATTTTATCTACTTCTCTTCTTGAAGCAACTCCAAGAGAAGCAAGATATTTATTGATTCTCATTTCCTCCATCTTCTGGTCTCCCTTTTACCTCTAAATAATTAGGTAGTTCAGCTATTGAACTTATTCCAATATATCCTAAAAACTTATCTGTTATTTCATATAAATTAGCTCTTCCTATACCTTCTTTTTTTCCACAAACTCTGACAAATTTTTTCTCTTCAAGGTTTTGGATTATTCTGTCCACAGAAACTCCTCTTATAGATTCAACTTCACTTTTAGTGATAGGCTGTCTGTATGCAATTATAGAAAGAGTTTCAAGAGCAGCACCTGAAAGTTTTTTAGGTTTTGTTTCATGTTCAAAATACTGATTGATAGATTCACCATATAGAGGGTTAGTTACTAAATAGACAAACTCACCACTGAATTCTATATTAATACCACTATTTTTTCTTTCTAATTTTAAGTCTTCTAATATTTTCATCAATTCTTCTATAGGAAGAGAGAAAAATTTACAAAGATCCTTTATTTTTACCTCATCTCCACCTAGAAGAAGAATAGCTTCTATTTTATTTTGTATGCTCATTGTTATTCTCCCTATATTGGACAGCTGTTAAATACAGATAAAGAGGTTCTCCATATATTCCAGCAGAATTACTTTTATTTAGATATATTTTAGGAATTATATATGAATTATTTTTTTCAACTAAAGTTTCAAGATTAGTAAGAAGGTTATCAGCCATTTCTTTAAATCCATTTTCATATAGTTTTATGACAAAATTCAAATTATAATTCATATCAACTGTAGTTTTATCCTTATCAACTAAAACTCCAGAAGCTTTATTGTAATATTTTTTATAATCAGCTAGAAGAATTTTTTTCTGGTGGTTTTTTGGAAGTATATCCAAATAAGCAATATTCTTGTAATTACTTCTTTCATCTGCCCTTCTAGTTTTTATTCCATCTTCAAAAGTATAGTGTTTTATTATAAACTGATGAAGAAGATTTTTTCTTTCTTCAATCAACTTCATATCTTCTTTAAATTCATCTAACTGTGATATTATTTCTAAAAGTTTATATTGTGTATGATAATTATAAATGTTATCTCTGCCATCAAATATTTCTCCATCATTTTCAATGGAGTCAACCATAGAAAGAACTTCAGGTTTAATTTTCCAGTTAAAAAAATTGATATCAAACATTTTATTTTTATCATTTAGATATCTAAAAAGATAAGTATAATAAGCAGCACTTTCAGTTTCAGTTTTTCTTATATTAATATCAACAAACATTTTTCTTTCATCAAAATTATCTTTGAATAAGCTTGATATATAATAAAGTTTTATTTTATTAGTGAGATCTTCTTTGCTGTTATTATAAGAAATAGAATCAGGGATAACAGCTCTTGAAGTTATGATATCTAGCATTCTTAATTGCGTGTCTACAACTTTCTGGTTTTTAAAAGATTTTTGATTAGATTTAAGCCCAAGCCAGTAGTTAAATTCATTAGCCATAACACTGCTGCTTTTTACAAGATTATTATTTTTAAAATTATCGAAAAATTTAAATGTAAAAAGAATAGGTTCATCTTTATTTATATTATTCATTAAATAATATAAATTATCATCTTGATATTTTTTAGTTTTGGTTGTAACCTCTTCCAGAACTGAATTTTCAATTACATCATCTCTTCCAATGAATACCTGTCCACCATAATTTTCAGATTTAAAAAAAATATGTTTGCCATAAACAAATGAATTTGTTTCTCTTATAAATTCTATATTTCCATTATCCTGCTGTGGAAATATATGGAATGCAAAATCTATTTTTTTATCAGTTTTCAGACTTTTCAAATCTACTATTACATACAGTTTTTCTCTTTCTATCATAGATGGAATAATAGTTACATCTATATTCTGATCATTGATAGAATAGTAAAGCTTTAAAATATTAGTTTCAGGAACTATTTCAGCTTTTTTAAAAAAACGGTTGATAGATATTATTTCCTTTCCATCAATAATTAGCTTTCCTTCTATTTTAGAGATATCTATTGGATTAAAAACATCTCCTTTTAAGAAGTGAACACTATTAAAATTTTTATCATAAAAAAGAACTATCTCACTATTACTAATGAGATAGTTACTATATGAAAAGGTATGTATCATAAGAAAAATCAAAATAAATCTTTTCATATAACCCCTTCTTTCTCTGAAATCAATAGTCAGTTTCTGGAGAAATTAAAACTTTATTGTAAATATGGAAATTCTTTAAAAGTATTTGAATACCATTTATAACTGCATTTAATGGATCATCAGAAATAGTTACATTTAGATTAAGACTTTCAGAAATCTTTTTATCTATACCTCTAAGCAGTGCTCCACCACCAGTAATATATATTCCTCTTCTCTTTATATCTGAAGATAGTTCAGGAGGAGTTTTTTCAAGAATAACTTTTATTTCTTCTATTATCTGCTGTAGTAATTCACTTAAAGCTTCTACTATTTCAGAAGAATATATTTTTATATCCTTAGGAAGTCCATTAAGAGCATTTCTACCACTAATATCAATTGAGATATCTTCTTCAAGTTCAACAACAGCTCCTATTTGTTTTTTAATATCTTCAGCAGTTTTTTCTCCAATTAAAAGATTATGCTTTTGTCTGATATATTCTATTATTGTAGTGTCAAATCTATCTCCTGCTACTCTGAAAGATGAAGTTTTAACAACTCCTCCCAGAGAAATAACTGCAAGTTCAGATGTACCTCCACCAATATCTACAATCATATTTCCTTCAGGTTCAAAAATATTTAGCCCTATACCAATTGCAGCAGCCATAGGTTCTTCAACAAGATAAGCTTCTCTAGCCCCAGCTTCTCTAGTTACTTCTATAACAGCTCTTTTTTCAACCTGAGTAACTCCAGCAGGTACGCAGATAATAACTCTTGGACTTGAAAAAAATCTATTGTGGCTTACTCTTTTATAAAAAGAACCAAGCATTTTTTCTGTTATTTCATAGTCAGCGATAACTCCATTTTTTAAAGGTCTTATTGTATCAAGATTATTTGGAGTTCTACCTATCATTAATTTAGCTCTTTCACCAACCTCAAATATATCTTTTGTTCTTGTATTTATAGCAACTACAGAAGGTTCATTTAAAATAATTCCCTTATCTTTCACACATATTAATGTATTAGATGTTCCTAAGTCAATTCCTAAGTCCTCAGAAAAAAAACCTAAAAGTTTGTTAAAATATCTTTTCATTCTTCACCTCTAAATGTATTTATGTTTTTTATTATATATTTTCTATATCTTTTAGTTCTATCCCTAAATGTGAAATTTTTTCAACAAATTTACCAATGGGAAATCCCATTACACTGAAAAAATCTCCATTTATACCATTGACAAAAACAGCTCCCTTTCCTTGTATTCCATAGGAACCTGCTTTATCCATAGGTTCATTAGTAGATATATACCATTTTATCATATTATCAGATAATTCCCTAAAAGAAACTTTAGTAATATCATAATCTGTAATATCTATTTTTTTAGATAAGTTAATAAGACTATATGCAGTAATAACATTATGTTCTCTCCCTGATAATATTTTTAATGTATTGAAAGCATCATCTTCATTAACAGGTTTTCCTATTATTTTTCCATCAACTTCAACTATTGTATCAGCACCAACAACAAATTCGTCAGGATACATTTTGGCAACTGCTAAAGTTTTTTTTCTTGCTATATCCATAATTTTATCAGTAATTGATATTTTGTCACTTATTTCTTCTATTTGGGCACTTTTGATCTGTATTTTAAATCCAGTATCTTCAAGTATCTCCTTTCTTCTGGGAGATTTAGAAGCTAGAATCATCTTTTTTTCCTCCAGGTGTTCTTATTGTTAAAAGTTCTCTTTCTTTTTTAGGTTTTTTTGTTGGCTTTTCATTAACAGATTCTATTGGATTTTCTGCATTATCAACTGTTTCTTTTTTAGTTGTAGAATCTGTTATAGTAAACAATGGAAAATCAATAGTGCTTTCATAAGCCATGTCAGAAGCAGGATTTTCTATTTTTTCTTCTTCTTGTTCAGTAATTTCTTCCTTAGATTTGTCATCTTTTGATTTGCTGACAAAATCAGGATCAATTATCTTTAGGAAATCTTCATCCTCTTCCTCATCAAATTTAGTTTCTTCTATATTATTTATTATATCATTATTCTCATTTTCATCAATAGAATAGCTTTCTAAAACTAACTCTTTGTTAAGAATAACTTCTTCAACTCTCTCTTTTATTCTTATTTCTTTTTCTAATTCCATTTTTAGTTTTTTATCAGCTTCTCTTTTTTCTAAAGCTTCTTTTATTGCTATCTGTTCTTTTAAAAGCTGTTCTTCTTTCTGAATTCTTTTCTTTTCCTTATGCTCATAATAAATTCTGCATATTGTTGTTTTAATAAATTTTATAGTTATAAGGAAAAATGTAGAAAATATTAAAAAACCAAGCCCAGCATATATGTAGCAATACATAATGTTTTTTAGAATAAGATAAAATAAATAAGCTGCAATTAATCCTATATTATACTTGTATATAGAAATATTTAAAAATCTTTCTATAACATTATTATCTGCGAATTCCTTAGTAAAAGGAAGTTCTAATTTATACATTATAAAAAGATAAAGACAACTTATTAATAAAATGAAAAAGGCATGTGACTTTACATTGAGTACCATTTTTTTCTTTCTATCTTTAATAAAGAAAAAAAGAGAAGAAAGTACCAACATAAGTAGAGCTGGAAAAATTATAATACCAAGATAATTTTCTAGGGTTGAGTATATATCAGTACTTTTTAATTTTCCATTAAAGAAATAACTTGATATGAAATAAATAACAAAATAAAGATATAAATATTTCAAATGTAGAAATTTTAATATTTTTTTCATACCATCCCTCGTTCTCAATTTACTATTAAACTATTCTATATTGTATCATAGAGAAAAATAGTTTTCAAGAAATATACCTTTAGCTTTTTTTAAGTTTTTTTTTGTGCTATAATTTACAATAGAGAAGAATAAAATGGAAAGGTGGTAAATATGTTAAATAAAGGTATAATCAAAGAAATAAATGGAGATAAAATAGTAGTAAAATTATATAAAGATACTTCTTGTTCACACTGCAGTGGATGTAGTGGAGATGGAAAATATGGAAAAGATTTTGAATTTACAACAGATAGAAAAGCTGAAATAGGAGATACAGTTACATTTGAAATAGCAGCAGGTAAAGTTATAAAGGCTGCTTCTATAGCATATATATTTCCAGCGGTAGCAATGATATTGGGATATTTTATAGCTAATACACTTGGAGGTTCTGAAAACCAGAGTATAGCTTCAAGCTTCATAGCACTTGGAATATCTTTTGCCTGTTTATTTCTTTATGACAAATTTATAGTTAAAAAACAGAAAAATTCTGAGATAGATATAATTTCTATTGAAAAAGAAGATACAAGCGAAATGATAGACAGTTGTAAAAATAAAGATATATTTTAAAATAAAAAAGAGGATGTATTTTACTGAAACAAATTTTAGAAGTTTGCTTTAGTAGAGTACATCCTCTTTTATTACTTGTTGTTTTCTAAAAGATCTTTGATTAGGAAATCAAAATCTTTATTTTTTATTATCTTATAAAATGCTCTGTTATCATCATTGACTTGTAATTTGATATCTTCTCCAGAGCTTTCTAAAATATTAAATATTTTCTTGAAATTTATCTGTTCTATATTTTGAAGTATAGTAAAACTTATCTCATCTTCATTTTTTACATTGATAATTTTTGCAGCCAGTCCATTTTCTTCAAATACATTTAGAACATAAAGAACAAGATCATAAGGAATATTATTATTCTCAGCAAGTTCTTTTACTGTAACTGGAGAAAGGTTATTTAAATATCTTCTTATAAGTTCTCTTATTACTATCATACCAGTGTATTCTTTAGATTTAAAACTTATACTATTTACATCATTAGAATGAGATTTTAAATCTTTATTTTGTAAAAAATATGATAAATGAGCTCCAAGGATAATGAAGAACCACATTATTTTCAGCCAGAAGAAGAAAATAAAGATGACAGAGAAACTTCCATATATCTTATTGTATGTAATAATCATTACTTGAAGGTGTATGAAAAAATATTGAAGTCCTGAAAAAAGTACTGATGTAAAAACTGCTGAAAAAAAAGCAGGAATTAATTTTACTTTAGTATTAGGTATAAGCATATACAATGCTGTAAAAAATAAAAATATACTAAGAGATGGTATTATCTGCAGGAAATATGGAGAGATATCATAGATTCCTTCCAGTTTTTTTCCTATAATAACCATACCACCATTTATAGTAAGTATGAGCAATGGAAATAAAAGAAAGAAAGCAATATAATCAGTTATTTTTCTCAATATCATTCTTGATTTTTCTACCTGCCATATATCATTGAATGATTTTTCGACAATGGAGAACATAGTAATCAAAGTCCATCCCAATGATAAAAATCCTATTCCAGCTAAAACTCCACTTCTTGCATTTTCCAAAAGATTTTCAGAAAATTGTACAAGGAAAGCAATCATTTCTTCATTCAAAGGAGAGTATTTACTCAAATGAATGATAATACTTTCTGCTACTCCAAGCCAGCTTCCTAAACTGAATAAAATTGCAAATACAGGAACAAGAGAAAGAAGAGTATAAAAACAAAGAGATGTAACCCAAAGGGCAGAGTTAGCTCTTTTATAATTTTCTAATGCTCTTTGGATACCAGAAATTATATTAGATATTTTTCCCTGCCTAGCTACTTCCTTTAAAAAGTAAATTAATTTTCTTTTTATATTCATAAATACTATTCCCCTCTTTTCCTTTTAAAATTATGTACTATTCTTCAGATGTTTCTATTCTGTTATTTACTTCATCTATTTCATCAGTTCTTATTTTTTCTCCAATGGTAGTTACATCAGCTGTTACAAGAGAAACATCAGGTGCATTAAGATCTCTGTAATTTAATTCAAAATCATCTTTTTTTATTGAATACACTGTAGAAAGTGTCATTGGAGATATTACATAATCTCCTACTCTTACAGCAACAGTTTTACCATCAGAATCTTTCATATAAAATGGATTTTCATGTGTACCAATATCTTGAAGAACTTTATTGTCTACTTGAATAGCTTTTATCTCTTTAAAGTCATCAATTTTCTTTTCCCCGATATAAGAAAAAACTGGAGAAGCACTAATTGGAATAAGAAGCTTTTCCATTATGTAATACTCTGGAATTATCTCTTTTGATAGTGTAATTGAAGCAGTTAAAGAAAAAACTGCAAGTGTAGCTAAGATTTTTTTCATTTTTCCTCCTGAAATATTTTAGTTGTATTTATTTTTTATAAGTATTTAATAAACCATTTCTTGAAGTCTTCTTATTCTTTCTTCAGTAGCTGGATGAGTACTGAAAAGAGAAGCCATTTTACTTCCTGTAAGAGGACTGACTATAAACATATTTTCAGTAGCTGGAGCAGCATTTCTCATAGGAATTCTTCTGCTGTAATCATCAAGCTTCCTCAATGCTCTGGCAAGATATAAAGGGTTC encodes:
- a CDS encoding ABC transporter permease, with the translated sequence MYKLELPFTKEFADNNVIERFLNISIYKYNIGLIAAYLFYLILKNIMYCYIYAGLGFLIFSTFFLITIKFIKTTICRIYYEHKEKKRIQKEEQLLKEQIAIKEALEKREADKKLKMELEKEIRIKERVEEVILNKELVLESYSIDENENNDIINNIEETKFDEEEDEDFLKIIDPDFVSKSKDDKSKEEITEQEEEKIENPASDMAYESTIDFPLFTITDSTTKKETVDNAENPIESVNEKPTKKPKKERELLTIRTPGGKKDDSSF
- the scpB gene encoding SMC-Scp complex subunit ScpB, translating into MSIQNKIEAILLLGGDEVKIKDLCKFFSLPIEELMKILEDLKLERKNSGINIEFSGEFVYLVTNPLYGESINQYFEHETKPKKLSGAALETLSIIAYRQPITKSEVESIRGVSVDRIIQNLEEKKFVRVCGKKEGIGRANLYEITDKFLGYIGISSIAELPNYLEVKGRPEDGGNENQ
- a CDS encoding pseudouridine synthase, which gives rise to MRINKYLASLGVASRREVDKMIEEGAIKVNGEKAAPGIKVSDKDEICIRGKKIEKNTEKKVYYILNKPLEVLSSSKDDRGRKTVVDLIKCKERIFPIGRLDYNTSGLIILTNDGELFNRIIHPKAEIFKEYYAKVFGEIKEENAELLRKGIELDDGMTLPANVKILRRERGKTELLVAIREGRNRQVRRMLDKINHPVITLRREKIGDLSLGNLKLGEYRELTNEEINYLYSL
- a CDS encoding Maf family protein; its protein translation is MILASKSPRRKEILEDTGFKIQIKSAQIEEISDKISITDKIMDIARKKTLAVAKMYPDEFVVGADTIVEVDGKIIGKPVNEDDAFNTLKILSGREHNVITAYSLINLSKKIDITDYDITKVSFRELSDNMIKWYISTNEPMDKAGSYGIQGKGAVFVNGINGDFFSVMGFPIGKFVEKISHLGIELKDIENI
- a CDS encoding SoxR reducing system RseC family protein, with product MLNKGIIKEINGDKIVVKLYKDTSCSHCSGCSGDGKYGKDFEFTTDRKAEIGDTVTFEIAAGKVIKAASIAYIFPAVAMILGYFIANTLGGSENQSIASSFIALGISFACLFLYDKFIVKKQKNSEIDIISIEKEDTSEMIDSCKNKDIF
- a CDS encoding YihY/virulence factor BrkB family protein; translation: MNIKRKLIYFLKEVARQGKISNIISGIQRALENYKRANSALWVTSLCFYTLLSLVPVFAILFSLGSWLGVAESIIIHLSKYSPLNEEMIAFLVQFSENLLENARSGVLAGIGFLSLGWTLITMFSIVEKSFNDIWQVEKSRMILRKITDYIAFFLLFPLLILTINGGMVIIGKKLEGIYDISPYFLQIIPSLSIFLFFTALYMLIPNTKVKLIPAFFSAVFTSVLFSGLQYFFIHLQVMIITYNKIYGSFSVIFIFFFWLKIMWFFIILGAHLSYFLQNKDLKSHSNDVNSISFKSKEYTGMIVIRELIRRYLNNLSPVTVKELAENNNIPYDLVLYVLNVFEENGLAAKIINVKNEDEISFTILQNIEQINFKKIFNILESSGEDIKLQVNDDNRAFYKIIKNKDFDFLIKDLLENNK
- a CDS encoding rod shape-determining protein produces the protein MKRYFNKLLGFFSEDLGIDLGTSNTLICVKDKGIILNEPSVVAINTRTKDIFEVGERAKLMIGRTPNNLDTIRPLKNGVIADYEITEKMLGSFYKRVSHNRFFSSPRVIICVPAGVTQVEKRAVIEVTREAGAREAYLVEEPMAAAIGIGLNIFEPEGNMIVDIGGGTSELAVISLGGVVKTSSFRVAGDRFDTTIIEYIRQKHNLLIGEKTAEDIKKQIGAVVELEEDISIDISGRNALNGLPKDIKIYSSEIVEALSELLQQIIEEIKVILEKTPPELSSDIKRRGIYITGGGALLRGIDKKISESLNLNVTISDDPLNAVINGIQILLKNFHIYNKVLISPETDY
- the gatA gene encoding Asp-tRNA(Asn)/Glu-tRNA(Gln) amidotransferase subunit GatA, with the translated sequence MENFYKLSAVEIKEKISKGEIKSEDVVKEIFERIEKIDGNIGSFVHLRKEKALEEARKVDEKVKNGEKLGALAGIPVSIKDNMVSEGDVSTSCSKILEGYTGIYDATAVKKLKEADAVIIGITNMDEFAMGSTTKTSCYKKTKNPWDTERVPGGSSGGAAASIAAQEAFISLGSDTGGSIRQPASFCGVVGMKPTYGRVSRYGLMAFASSLDQIGPIAKNVADIALCMNVIAGEDDYDATVSKKEVPDYTEFLGKDIKGMKIGVPKEYFIDGIKEDVKKVINEALEKFRELGAEIVEISLPHTKYAVPTYYVLAPAEASSNLARFDGVRYGYRSKDIKNIDDLYINSRTEGFGDEVKRRIMIGTYVLSAGFYDAYFKKAQKVRKLIKDDFDKAFENVDIIFTPVSPSTAFKLDDVKTPIELYLEDIFTISANLAGIPGISIPAGLAEGLPVGIQLLGKPFCEGELIQAGNAFEKIRGEWKLPVID
- the gatC gene encoding Asp-tRNA(Asn)/Glu-tRNA(Gln) amidotransferase subunit GatC — translated: MALTREEVLNVAKLARLKFAPEEIEKFQVELNDILGYIDMLDEINTDEVKPLIQVNNTVNNLREDKVRESLSVEKALSNAPDSGDGAIVVPKVVGE